One part of the Octopus sinensis unplaced genomic scaffold, ASM634580v1 Contig10380, whole genome shotgun sequence genome encodes these proteins:
- the LOC115228372 gene encoding tyrosine--tRNA ligase, cytoplasmic-like, with product MVDDVKAQLRYIEDYNELESRRREESTMESLNKASKCKARFSQPEYLEMKKKVKKWRQENEDQVRNKESNETALAALGRVILTTNRNYVIDMFKMTTLVTQHDARKAGSEVVKQVDHPLLGGLLYPCLQALDEEYLKVDAQFGGVDQRKIFTFAEKYLPQLGYAKRAHLMNPMGHYFPLIVVPGLTGGKMSASDIDSKIDFLDPPKVVQNKIRKAFCMPGSLEDNGVLAFLKMVVFPILDFKSVKVFFVESPELGTVEYLSYEQVEEDFLSLKLHPADVKAALSREINYLLAPILKAFESPKMQKIVTSAYPGDNKARVVTPTVESVVSDPTVCDFRVGKIISVKKNADSLFVERVDVGGGRILTICSSLVNSCTEEELSGNNFVFLVNLKPANLRGIMSEGMIMCAKVCGDVGRVEPLIVPEQSQAGDVVYFDGFPPQTNQVQLNAKKKVLPRILTKQEKVNLGNTIAHELFHILGFRHVEATEGNCTNDCLMNPVNLIEITKYNNSDYLNSTERYMFEGNTVGECEFLEDGYAYTKEVCNELELTVCEFGFVLIVIL from the exons ATGGTGGATGATGTGAAGGCACAGTTGCGGTATATTGAGGACTACAATGAGTTGGAGAGTCGGAGAAGGGAGGAGTCCACCATGGAGAGTCTCAACAAGGCATCCAAATGCAAGGCACGTTTTTCTCAGCCGGAGTATTTGgagatgaagaaaaaagtgaaaaagtggAGACAGGAGAATGAGGATCAGGTCAGAAATAAGGAGTCGAATGAGACGGCTTTGGCTGCTCTTG GTCGAGTAATTTTGACTACAAATAGGAACTATGTGATTGATATGTTTAAAATGACCACTTTGGTGACTCAACACGATGCCAGGAAGGCAGGAAGTGAGGTGGTCAAACAAGTGGACCATCCTCTCCTTGGGGGATTGCTTTATCCCTGTCTTCAGGCACTCGATGAAGAATATCTCAAAGTGGATGCTCAGTTCGGGGGAGTCGATCAAAGAAAGATTTTTACATTCGCGGAAAAGTACCTCCCACAGTTGGGGTATGCCAAGAGAGCTCATTTGATGAACCCAATGGGTCACTATTTCCCCCTCATTGTAGTTCCTGGACTGACGGGGGGCAAAATGAGTGCTTCAGACATTGATTCTAAAATTGACTTTCTTGACCCACCCAAAGTGGTTCAAAATAAAATCAGGAAGGCTTTCTGTATGCCGGGGTCACTCGAGGACAACGGAGTCCTCGCATTTCTTAAAATGGTCGTGTTTCCAATCCTCGACTTTAAATCTGTCAAAGTCTTCTTTGTTGAGTCTCCTGAATTGGGGACTGTCGAGTACTTGTCCTACGAGCAGGTTGAGGAGGACTTTTTGTCTCTTAAACTTCACCCTGCCGATGTCAAGGCTGCACTTTCACGGGAAATAAATTATCTTCTTGCCCCAATTCTAAAGGCGTTTGAGTCGCCAAAAATGCAGAAGATTGTCACCTCGGCGTATCCTGGTGATAATAAAGCACGTGTGGTGACCCCTACCGTTGAATCCGTTGTTTCTGACCCCACTGTCTGCGATTTCCGTGTTGGGAAAATTATTTCCGTCAAAAAA AACGCGGATTCGTTATTTGTGGAGAGGGTAGACGTGGGGGGAGGCCGAATACTCACAATTTGTTCTTCGTTGGTGAATTCGTGCACTGAAGAGGAATTGTCGGGAAAtaattttgtgtttttggtgAATTTGAAGCCGGCGAATTTGCGGGGGATTATGTCTGAGGGGATGATTATGTGTGCTAA GGTTTGTGGTGATGTTGGCAGAGTGGAGCCGTTGATTGTGCCTGAACAGTCACAGGCGGGGGATGTCGTTTATTTTGATGGATTTCCTCCTCAGACAAATCAAGTTCAACTTAATGCTAAGAAAAAAGTGCTTCCACGTATTTTG ACGAAACAAGAAAAAGTCAACTTGGGGAATACGATTGCTCACGAATTATTTCATATCCTCGGATTTAGACACGTGGAAGCCACAGAAGGAAATTGCACGAATGATTGCCTTATGAATCCTGTCAACTTAATTGAAATAACTAAATA CAATAATTCAGATTATTTGAATTCCACTGAAAGGTACATGTTTGAAGGAAACACTGTTGGTGAATGCGAATTTCTGGAGGACGGCTATGCATACACCAAAGAAGTCTGTAACGAATTGGAACTGACAGTTTGTGAgtttggttttgttttaattgttattttatag